The Streptomyces sp. NBC_00286 nucleotide sequence CTGAGCACGGAGATGCCGTCCCAGCCCTCGGAGCGCGGCTCGAGAGCGGCGTCGATCTCGGTGTGCCGCCATGCGCGCAGGCCGGGCAGGCGGTAGGTCAGCTCGGCGTGGTCGCCGCGCCACCACTCGATGAACCGTTCGTGCGTCCACTCCGGAGGCCGGGCTGCCAGCAGGACGAGGTT carries:
- a CDS encoding EthD family reductase, with translation MYNLVLLAARPPEWTHERFIEWWRGDHAELTYRLPGLRAWRHTEIDAALEPRSEGWDGISVLSFDSPEDLKKALASPEWADAVAQVGDMKGRRIAVMGHEAEMFAA